A region of Ochotona princeps isolate mOchPri1 chromosome 2, mOchPri1.hap1, whole genome shotgun sequence DNA encodes the following proteins:
- the TMEM200B gene encoding transmembrane protein 200B isoform X1: MTCDEERPDDGGMTAGSPGDCTEVRRSPEGRVSRLGRRLGRRRRPRSPPEPLRVRARLRLRSPSGAFAALGALVVLVGMGIAVAGYWPHRAGAPGPRAANTSSHPVSELRREGRGAGRAHGPHERLRLLGPVIMGVGLFVFICANTLLYENRDLETRRLRQGVLRAQALRPPDGPSWDCALLPSPGPRTPRAIGCAEPENWDLSPCRGTSPVPSVRSLRSEPANPRLALPALLNSYSLKGQGLPPPWGPRTQTGHVIITVQPSGSCIEHSKSLDLGLGELLLGAPAARDCAHRSWPRLDRLSLGGYAKLGGGGDLGAQV, encoded by the exons ATGACCTGCGATGAGG AGCGCCCTGACGACGGCGGGATGACGGCTGGGAGTCCTGGAGACTGCACCGAGGTGCGGAGGAGCCCCGAAGGCCGCGTCTCTCGCCTGGGCCGCCGCCTCGGTCGCCGCAGGCGCCCGCGCTCTCCGCCGGAGCCTCTGCGGGTGCGGGCACGGCTGCGGCTGCGCTCGCCGTCGGGGGCGTTCGCGGCGCTGGGGGCGCTCGTGGTCCTGGTGGGCATGGGCATCGCAGTGGCCGGCTACTGGCCGCACCGTGCAGGGGCTCCTGGGCCCCGGGCCGCcaacaccagttcacatcccgtgAGCGAGCTGCGGCGCGAGGGTCGCGGCGCCGGCCGGGCCCACGGCCCGCACGAGCGGCTGCGGCTCCTGGGACCGGTGATCATGGGTGTTGGCCTCTTCGTGTTCATCTGCGCTAACACGCTTCTCTATGAGAACCGGGACTTGGAGACAAGGAGGCTCCGTCAGGGGGTACTGCGCGCCCAGGCCCTGCGGCCTCCCGACGGGCCCAGCTGGGACTGTGCACTCCTTCCCAGCCCCGGCCCCAGGACTCCCCGAGCCATAGGTTGTGCAGAGCCAGAAAACTGGGACCTGTCCCCGTGTCGGGGAACCTCACCTGTCCCATCCGTGCGGAGTCTGCGTTCAGAGCCTGCTAACCCtcgccttgccttgcctgccctGCTCAACAGCTACTCGCTTAAAGGCCAGGGGCTGCCCCCACCCTGGGGTCCACGGACCCAGACTGGCCACGTGATCATCACCGTGCAGCCCTCTGGCTCCTGCATCGAACATTCCAAGTCTCTGGATCTGGGCCTTGGGGAGCTCCTCCTCGGAGCCCCTGCTGCTCGGGACTGTGCTCACCGGAGCTGGCCTCGCCTGGACCGCCTCAGTCTggggggctatgccaagctaggAGGCGGAGGCGACTTGGGAGCCCAGGTCTGA
- the TMEM200B gene encoding transmembrane protein 200B isoform X2 — MTAGSPGDCTEVRRSPEGRVSRLGRRLGRRRRPRSPPEPLRVRARLRLRSPSGAFAALGALVVLVGMGIAVAGYWPHRAGAPGPRAANTSSHPVSELRREGRGAGRAHGPHERLRLLGPVIMGVGLFVFICANTLLYENRDLETRRLRQGVLRAQALRPPDGPSWDCALLPSPGPRTPRAIGCAEPENWDLSPCRGTSPVPSVRSLRSEPANPRLALPALLNSYSLKGQGLPPPWGPRTQTGHVIITVQPSGSCIEHSKSLDLGLGELLLGAPAARDCAHRSWPRLDRLSLGGYAKLGGGGDLGAQV; from the coding sequence ATGACGGCTGGGAGTCCTGGAGACTGCACCGAGGTGCGGAGGAGCCCCGAAGGCCGCGTCTCTCGCCTGGGCCGCCGCCTCGGTCGCCGCAGGCGCCCGCGCTCTCCGCCGGAGCCTCTGCGGGTGCGGGCACGGCTGCGGCTGCGCTCGCCGTCGGGGGCGTTCGCGGCGCTGGGGGCGCTCGTGGTCCTGGTGGGCATGGGCATCGCAGTGGCCGGCTACTGGCCGCACCGTGCAGGGGCTCCTGGGCCCCGGGCCGCcaacaccagttcacatcccgtgAGCGAGCTGCGGCGCGAGGGTCGCGGCGCCGGCCGGGCCCACGGCCCGCACGAGCGGCTGCGGCTCCTGGGACCGGTGATCATGGGTGTTGGCCTCTTCGTGTTCATCTGCGCTAACACGCTTCTCTATGAGAACCGGGACTTGGAGACAAGGAGGCTCCGTCAGGGGGTACTGCGCGCCCAGGCCCTGCGGCCTCCCGACGGGCCCAGCTGGGACTGTGCACTCCTTCCCAGCCCCGGCCCCAGGACTCCCCGAGCCATAGGTTGTGCAGAGCCAGAAAACTGGGACCTGTCCCCGTGTCGGGGAACCTCACCTGTCCCATCCGTGCGGAGTCTGCGTTCAGAGCCTGCTAACCCtcgccttgccttgcctgccctGCTCAACAGCTACTCGCTTAAAGGCCAGGGGCTGCCCCCACCCTGGGGTCCACGGACCCAGACTGGCCACGTGATCATCACCGTGCAGCCCTCTGGCTCCTGCATCGAACATTCCAAGTCTCTGGATCTGGGCCTTGGGGAGCTCCTCCTCGGAGCCCCTGCTGCTCGGGACTGTGCTCACCGGAGCTGGCCTCGCCTGGACCGCCTCAGTCTggggggctatgccaagctaggAGGCGGAGGCGACTTGGGAGCCCAGGTCTGA